The DNA segment CGAAATTTTTTAAATGAATTAGATCGTATTAACGAGCTAGAACATCGATTGACTGAAGCACTTCATATCGATAGGGTTATCATCACTCCTACTGAAGGAACGTTGATGGTAAAAAAACTAGGCTTTGCAGCAGCAAAGTTATTACAGGAATTATTAGAACCGAACTCTGTAGTTGCCATCAGTGGTGGTAGTACAATGGCTGCAGTAGCTGAGGAAATGCCTGTATTACCATTTAATCCTATTGGTGTACCGGCCCGTGGTGGCGTTGGTGAGGTTGTAGAATATCAAGCTAACGTAATTGCTTCGGTGCTTGCTGAACGGCTTCGCGGTACCTATAAAATGCTCCATTTGCCTGATGGACTTTCACAAGACTCATTGCATATGCTCATCACTTGCGAACCTCAAATCAAGGAAATTGGTGATCTTATTAGTAGGACTGACGTACTCTTGTTTGGTATTGGTACAGCTATGAGAATGGCGGATCAACGCCATATAGCTGATGATGTGCGTAAGCAGTTAGTAGATAATCATGCTGTTGGCGAAGCTCTTGGTCAATATCGCGATATAGATGGTAAGTTGATTTATTCCACTAATAATATTGGTTTATCACTTCCTGATGTTGCAAAAATTCCCAATGTGATTGCTGTGGCTGGTGGACAAGATAAATCGAGTGCCATTATTGGTGTTATGAGAGCTTGTCAAAAAGGCATACTAATCATCGATGAGCAAGCTGCAGAAGGTATGCGTCAATTGTTACAAATTTCAGCATTATAAATGAAGTTGGTAGTTAAATATTTTGTTAGAATATTTTTGTTATTAGGAGGATCTAACAATGGCAGTAAAAGTTGGTATTAACGGTTTTGGTCGTATTGGTAAATGTGTAGTACGTGCAGCGATTAATAATCCTGACGTAGAAGTTGTAGCAATCAATGCTACTGGCGATAATGAAGGTACTGCATTATTGTTAAAATATGACTCTGTTCATGGCACAATTCCTAATGAAGTAACATTTGATGATGACAATATCTATGTTGACGGTAAAAAAATCCGCGTATTCCATGACCGCGATGCTTCTAAATTGCCTTGGTCTGAAGAAGGCGTTGAAATCGTTATGGAATGTACTGGTAAATACCGTGACGCAGAAGAAGCAAAAGTTCATTTGAATCAACCTACTGTAAAAAAAGTATTGATTTCTGCACCTGGTAAAAACGAAGACTTAACTATGGTTATGGGCGTTAACCAAGATATGTATGATCCTGCAAAACATCACATTATCTCTAATGCATCTTGTACAACAAACTGCTTGGCTCCATTTGCTAAAGTTTTATGCGATGAATTCGGTATCAAACGCGGTATGATGACTACAATTCATTCCTATACAAATGACCAAAAAATTCTTGATGCACGTCATAAAGACCCTCGTCGTGCTCGTGCAGCAGCAATGTCTATCATTCCTACAACAACTGGTGCAGCAAAAGCGGTTGCAAAAGTATTGCCTCAATTAAAAGGTAAATTAGACGGTTTCGCATTGCGCGTTCCTACTCCAGATGTATCTGCTACAGATCTTGTTTGCGAACTTGAAAAACCAGCTACTAAAGAAGAAATCAATGAAGCATTCCGCAAAGCAGCAGCTGGCGAATTAAAAGGTATTCTTGGTGTATCCGATGTACCATTGGTATCCTGTGATTTCAGCTCTGATCCTCGCAGCTCCATTGTTGATGCTGATTTAACCATGGTTATGGATGGCAACATGGTAAAAGTTGTTTCTTGGTATGATAACGAATGGGGTTACTCCGAACGTCTTATCGATATGGCAGCATTCGTAGCAAGCAAAGGCTTATAATCGGGAGGCTTTGATGAAACTAACAATCGATGGTTTACAAGTAGACAACAAAACAGTATTTGTTCGTGTTGATTTTAATGTTCCTATGAAAGACGGTGTCATCACTGATGACACTCGTATTCGTAGTGCCTTACCTACTATCAATTATTTAATTGAAAAAGGGGCAAAGGTTATTCTTGCTTCTCACTTTGGTCGTCCAAAAGGGGAACGAAAACCGGAAATGTCTTTAGCACCATGTGCAAAACATTTATCTGAGCTTATTAATAAACCAGTAGCATTCGTAGATGACTGCATTGGCCATAAGGTTGAAGAAGCTGTAAAAGCATTGCAACCTGGCGATGTATTGATGCTTGAAAACTTGCGTTACCACAATGAAGAAACTAAAAACGATCCTGAGTTTGCTAAACAATTAGCATCTCTTGCTGATGTAGCTATTAACGATGCATTTGGTGTTTCTCACCGTAATGCTGCGTCCGTAGTTGGTATTGCTGACTATATTCCTATGGCAGCAGGCTTCTTGCTCAAAAAAGAAATTGAAGCATTAAGTGCAGCGGTTGTACATCCTAAAACACCTATGGCAGCTATCATCGGCGGTGCTAAGGTAACAGATAAAATTTCTGTAATTTCTAATTTATTACCTAAAGTTGATGTCATGATCATCGGAGGCGGTATGGCTAATGCTTTCATTAAAGCACAAGGCTGTAACATTGGTAGCTCCTTATTTGAAGAAGGCCAAGAAGCTATCGCTACAGATCTTGTTATGGAAGCACGTGTAGCAGGGGCTAAATTATTGACTCCAATCGATGCTGTAGTAGCTGATGCTTTCAGCAACGATGCTAATACTAAAATCGTTGACGTTGAAAATATTGAAGATGGTTGGATGGTTCTAGATATTGGCCCTAAAACACGTGAGCTATATGTAGAAGCATTGGCGCCAATGAAGACTATTATTTGGAATGGTCCAATGGGCGTATTTGAAATGGAAAACTTTGCAGCTGGTACAAATGCGGTAGCAAAAGCTGTAGCTGAATCCGATGCGATGACTATCGTTGGTGGTGGTGACTCTGTAGCTGCTATTGAAAAAAGTGGCTTAGCAGATAAGATTAGCCATATCTCCACAGGTGGTGGCGCATCCTTGGAATTCTTAGAAGGTAAAATCCTACCAGGTATTGCTGCATTGTCTGAGGCATAATATGAGAAAACCCATTATTGCAGGAAATTGGAAAATGAATGGCACCATTGCGTCTGGATCTATCCTGATCGAAGCGTTTAACAGCGTGTTACAAGATATGGAATTATCCTGTGATGTAGTTGTTTGCCCGCCTTTCACAGCTATTGAGCGTGCAGTAGCATTAACACGCGATACGGCTATTGCAGTAGGCGCACAAACCATGGATTATCATGATGCTGGTGCATTTACTGGTGAAATTTCACCACTTATGCTTACAGAGGTAGGTGTCAATTATGTTATCATTGGTCACTCTGAACGCCGTGAATATTATGGTGAAACAGATGAGACGGTAAATGCAAAGATTAAAAGTGCATTCCATCATAATTTAACACCTATTGTCTGTGTTGGTGAAAGTTTAGAACAACGTGAGTCCGGTCATACTCTTGACTGGATTACGTCTCAACTTAAAGGTGCTTTGGTTGATGTTCCGAAGGAACAAGTTAGCCAATTGATTGTTGCGTACGAACCAATTTGGGCTATCGGTACAGGAAAAACAGCAACTGCTGATCAAGCTGAAGAGGTATGTAAAGAAATTCGCGATTACATACGTTCTTTATACGATGATGAGACTGCTGATGCTGTGCGCATCCAATATGGTGGTAGTGTTAAATCTGAAAATGCTCTCGAAATCCTAGGAGAACCTAATATTGATGGAGCACTCGTGGGTGGTGCATCTTTAGTAGTTGATGAATTTATTGATATTATTAAAGCGGCGAATCAAATAGGCGCTTAATATGAGGTTAAAAATGGCTAAATTAAAGGCTCCCGTAATGCTAGTCATCTTAGATGGCTTTGGCATGGGAGATCAATCAGATACAACCAATGCTGTAGTACAGGCGAAGCCGCACTGTTTTAATCAATTATGGGATACGTATCCACATACAAAATTAGAAGCATCAGGACTAGCGGTAGGCCTTCCAGAAGGCCAAATGGGGAATTCTGAGGTTGGCCATTTAAACCTGGGCTCTGGTCGCATTGTGTACCAAGATTTAACTCGTATTACTAAAGACGTTGAGTCTGGTGAGTTTTATAATCGCCCTGTTATAAAGGAACTATATGAAGTAGGCAAAAAACAAAGCTTACATCTTATCGGCCTAGTTTCTGATGGTAATGTGCATTGCTCCTTAGAACATATCAAGGCTGTTATTAAAGGCGCTCATGACAATGGTATTGAACATGTATATGTACATGCATTGCTCGATGGTCGTGATGTAGCACCTCAATGTGCACAAGTTTATATCAAAGATTTAGAAGCATATATGGTAGAGCTAAACTGTGGTAAAATTGCCACCGTAAGTGGTCGCTATTATGCAATGGATCGGGATAATCGTTGGGACCGTGTGGAACTTGCTTACAACGCTATTGTACATGGTCAAGGTGAAAGTGCCGCATCAGCTTGTGAAGCGGTACAACAATCCTATGATAAGGATGCAGCTGATGAGTTTGTTCTTCCTACAGTGATTGACTCTGAAGGAACTATCAAGAATGGCGATGCTGTTATCTTCTGTAACTTCCGTCCAGACCGTGGGCGTGAACTTACAAAAGCTTTAGTATTGCCAGAATTTGATGGCTTTAACCGTGAACCATTATCCTTGTATATGGCGACTATGACCAAATATGAAGATGGCTTACCAGTTCATATTGTGTACGAAAAAGACATCTTGTCAGAAACATTAGGCGAAGTACTCAGTGTAGGTGGCTATCGTCAATTGCGTATTGCTGAAACAGAGAAATATGCCCATGTAACGTACTTCTTCAACGGCGGTAAAGAGGAACCATTTGAAGGTGAGGACCGCATCCTTGTAAAATCACCTCAAGTGGCAACTTATGATTTACAACCTGAGATGAGCGCTTATGAAGTGACTGATAAGGTTGTACAAGCTATTCAAGATGAAACATATGACATGATTATCTTGAACTTTGCAAACCCAGATATGGTTGGTCATACAGGTAGCTTTGAAGCAGCTGTAAAAGCAGTGCAAGCAGTAGACACTTGTTTAGGTCGAATCGTAGAGGCTATACGTAATAAAAAGGGTCATTTGTTGATTACTGCAGACCATGGTAATGCAGAGCTTATGGTTAACCATGAAACAGGTAAGGTGCATACAGCACATACAACGAACTTGGTACCGTTAATTTTAATGAGTGATACTCTAAAATCAGCTACATTAGAATCTGGTAAATTATGTGATATTGCGCCAACATTATTAGACTTGGCTGGCATAGATCAACCAAAATCTATGACTGGTCATAGTTTGGTAAAAAAAGCATAATATAGAGTTTTCACTATATTTATAGTTAATTAGAGTGATAAGCCATATGGTTTAGCTCAATATATAATGATTGTCATATGATAGTCATTCCGTTAGATTTTATGAGGTGAAGAAATGGCAGTAATTGAACAAGTCATTGCAAGAGAAATTTTAGATTCCCGCGGTAATCCAACTGTTGAAGTTGAAGTATGTTTAGAAGATGGTACTATTGCAACAGCAGCGGTTCCATCCGGTGCTTCTACAGGTAAGTTTGAAGCTGTAGAATTACGTGATGGTGATAAATCCCGTTACTCCGGTAAAGGTGTATTAACAGCTATCGACAATGTAAATGCTAAAATCGGTCCTGCCATTATTGGTTATGATGCGACTGAACAAGTAGCAATCGATAACTTGATGTTGAAATTAGATGGTACAGACAATAAATCTAACCTTGGTGCTAATGCAATTCTTGGTGTTTCCATGGCTGTAGCTCGTGCGGCGGCTGAATCTTTAGATTTGCCATTATTTGCATACCTTGGTGGTTTCAACGCAAAAGAATTACCAGTTCCTATGATGAACATCTTGAACGGTGGTGCACATGCGGATAATAATGTAGATATTCAAGAATTCATGATCATGCCTGTAGGCGCTACTTCCTTCGCAGAAGCTCTTCGCAGCTGTGCAGAAGTATATCATACATTGAAATCTGTACTTCATGATAAAGGCCTTAGCACTGCCGTAGGTGATGAAGGTGGTTTCGCACCAAACTTGGCATCTAATGAAGAAGCATTAGAAGTCATTTGTGAAGCTATTAAAGCGGCTGGTTATGAACCTGGTAAAGACTTCAAATTAGCTCTTGATTCTGCATCTTCCGAATTCTATGAAGATGGCAAATATAATTTAGCTGGTGAAGGCAAAGTTAAAACAGCTGCTGAAATGGTAGAGTTCTATGAATACCTAGTAGGTAAATACCCAATCGTATCCATCGAAGATGGTCTTGCTGAAGAAGATTGGGATGGCTGGAAATTGTTGACAGAACGCCTTGGTAATCGCGTACAACTTGTTGGTGATGATTTATTCGTAACTAACACAAAACGTTTGGCTCGTGGTATTGAGCTTGGTGTAGGTAACTCCATTCTTGTAAAAGTTAACCAAATCGGTACTTTAACAGAAGCATTCGACGCTATGGAGCTTGCTAAACGCGCTGGCTATACATGTGTAGTATCTCACCGTTCTGGTGAAACAGAAGATACATTCATTGCTGATATTGCTGTAGCTGTAAATGCTGGTCAAATTAAGACTGGTGCACCTGCTCGTTCTGAACGTGTAGCAAAATATAACCAATTGCTTCGCATTGAAGAAATGTTATACGAAACAGCTCAATATAAAGGTAATGACGTTTTCTATAATTTAAAATAAGATACGTTATATCTAATAGTCCAATAAGGGCGCCCTTCGGGGCGCCTTTTTTGTATGCCTAAAATAAAAAAGTTTTCGCTTCGTGGATTTTTAAACATAAAAGAGGAATTAAAGGTATGATGTCGAACCTTATAACGCCATACGCTAGTGTGAGGTAAAAACATACCGCAAGGTATAGGAGGTGACCATGTATGTAGATGTAACATTAGACGATATTATTCTGTATGCATTAGAGCATCATGTCAGCGATATTCACTTTGATCCAACTAAAAATGGTGTACAAATTAGATTACGACAAGATGGATTATTACAGACGCATATGACTGTATCAAACGAAGAGGCAGATCTTATTATTAACCGTATCAAGGTATGTAGTACGTTAGATATTAGTGAAAAGAGATTGCCTCAAGATGGTCGTTGGGCATGGAGTCATAAGGATACATCGGTAACGATGCGCGTATCTACATTACCCAGTTTATATGGAGAAACTTTGGTGTGTCGTCTTATGGGGAATGAAGGTAGTCATAAGGATCTAAAAGCGTTAGGCATGCGTGCAGATATTTTTGATCATATTGAACAGCTATTAAAACGTCCTTATGGATTGTTACTCATCTGTGGGCCTACGGGAAGTGGCAAAACTGCTACCTTATATGCGATGCTCCGCATGTTGAATTTAGAGGAAACAAAGCTAATTTGCCTTGAAGATCCTGTAGAGGCTGAAATAAAAGGAGCCATTCAAATTGGTATTAACGAAAAAATCGGCTTTACCTTTGCCAAAGGGTTAAGATCTGTGCTACGTCAAGATCCAGATACGATTATGATCGGTGAGATTCGGGATAAGGAGACGGCAGAGCTGGCTGTTAAATCAGCTTTAACCGGACACCGTGTACTATCCACTATTCATACAAATACAGCACTTGGTGTTGTAACGCGTCTCATGGATATGGGGGTAGAACCGTATTTAATACGGGCTACCTTGATGGGGGCCATTGCACAACGTCTAGTTAGAAAATTTGATGGTACATCGTATCACGGACGGACTGCTCTGTTTGAATACTTAGAGATACCTATTAATTCGGCTCAGTGGGATCAATTAGAGGCACATGTGTTACTGTCCTTAGAAGATTCTGCCCGTGAAGCCGTAGCTCAACATGTTACATCTATAGAGGAGGTGCATCGTTGTGGACTCATGCTGTAATAGTGAAAGTTTAGAAACCATTGTTGAAGAGGCTATACACTTATCATCAACAGATATTCATCTACAATGTGGCGAGCCTATCTATTTGAGACATGGTGATGGATTAAAGGCTACTCGATTTGTATGTACGACTACATTGATTGAAGATATTTTACGACGTTGTGGTATAGCATCGTATGAATGGCAATCTCTTGATGAAGCTTGTTCCTGTTGTGGTGTACGCATTCGTGTTCATCTGTATCGAGCTAATCAAACTATATGTGGCACACTTCGCTTATTGTGTCATCAACAACTTAAACTGGATGATAATAGTGAAGGTCAACTCCTACAAAAATTATGTGAATCTCATGATGGTTTATTGCTCGTCTGTGGTCCTACGGGTAGTGGTAAAAGTTTTACCTTAGCTTGTTGTATTGACTATATTAATCAAACGATGGAGCGCCATATCATCACGTTAGAAGATCCTATCGAATTTGAGTTTAAACCTAAGAAATCGTTAATTCATCAACGCCAATTAGGTGCAGATATTAAGTCTATGTCTGATGGTATTCGAGATGCATTGCGGGAGGATCCAGATGTCATTATGGTAGGAGAACTCCGAGATCGAGAAACCTTAGAGGCTGCACTTCATGCAGCCGAAACAGGTCATCTTGTGATGGCAACCATGCATACACAGCGGGCTGTAATGGCTGTTCACCGCATGATTTCATTATTCCCTGGAGAACAACAAGAGGAGGTGCGTAGTCAAATATCACAAGTGCTACGTGCCGTTATATGTCAACGGCTCCTTAGATGGAATAAAAAGTTCATTACCATCCGTGATATTTTGCTAAACACGCATGCGGTAGCGAATTTGATACGTACTCGTAAGGAACCACAAATCATTTCTATTCAAGAAACACAACTACCTATGAAAACACTAGAGATGGCCGTACGAGATGCGAAGGTACAATATGGCTCTCAGCAACAACTACATACATTATTAGATCAACAATTATCGTAGGTGAAGGTATGGAGGCTTATGAATATGTCGTAAAAGATGAGAATAATGAAACGATCAAAGGTTTAATATGGGCGGATTCAGAACAGGAGGTCGGTACACGGTTAAAGCGAGATGGATATAAGATTTATAAAATTACTTTACAAGTAAATAAGAAGAAACATAAGTGGAATCATACTATGGTGGTAGATGTAACCTATCAATTAGGACTACTCATCGAATCTGGCGTGCCTTTACGACGCGCATTACAGTTACTATGTCAAGGGAAAAGAGGCCTTCTGTATACCGCCTTATATGAATCGATTGAGCGTGGTCAAACGTTGTCTCAAGCATTGCGAAGTGAAAGTTGTCCTGCCATTGCACTGGCTTTACTAGAAAGTGGAGAAGCTGCAGGTACATTAGGAGAAAGCTTGCAATATATATCACGTCACTATGATTGGGAACGACAGCTACGGCAGAAGGTTATCAGTGCTATTTCCTATCCATTATTTTTACTTGTATTAATGAATATCTTTTTTCTTGTTACCATTTTGTTTATTATTCCATCCTTTGAAAAGGTTTTTACTACTATGCATATTACATTACCTGTGATGACGCGATCCCTCTTTGCATTAGGACAAGGGCTAAAGAATCATCCCATAGTGGTTGTTATTCTGCATTGTGTAGGCCTAGGGGCTATGGTCTTTGCATATCGTCAATATAGTATAAAACGCAAAGTACATCGTTGGCTTTGGCAGTTGGCTCACCGATACCAATGGATGACCTGCATTTACTATACAAGTATGTTAAAAGTTTGGGCGCTTTTGTTAGATTCTGGAATTTCTATTATTCACACTATGAATATTACAAGACCTTTATGGGGCAATATGCATGGTTCCGAATGTAGTGAAAAGGTAGAGGCAAAATTATTATCAGGCCATTCTTTAGAAGAGAGTCTGAGAACTGAGAATATTGGAAATTCCTTTATATGGCAAATGATCTCTATTGGAGAGGAAAGTGGGGAACTCGTAAAGATGTTAGAACATTGTGGACATTATTATGAATCTATACTTTCAAAATATATTGCTCGTCTTGAGAGACTATTAGAACCAATTTTACTGACCTTGATGGGGATTGGTGTAGCCGTTTTGGTTGTGTCTGTTATGTATCCGTTGTTTACGTCTATTGCTAAATTGGGAGGGCCGTAGGCATTGTTATCAAGCTATTTTACAGAATTAATAATGATAAAAGGAGGATATTATGAGTTCTGTTATGCACCTAGTTCATGAATTAAATCATAGATTAGAAATATGTAGTCAATGGATTGTAGAGCATCTACAAATTAATCATGTTCGAGAAAACCTTAAAAAATCGAGAAAAGGTGGATTTACTCTTGTAGAATTAATGGTTGTCGTTGCAGTTATCGCCATATTAGCAGCTATTGCGATGCCACAATTTCTATCGGCTGCTGATCGAGCACGAACTGCGAAGGAAACAGCAGATATTCAAATTATTAAAAATGCAACGCAGCTCTATATGATTGACAAGAATGTAGATACACCGCCAACTGTGGAAAATTTATATAAAGAAGGCTATCTTACAGAACATGTTAAAACTGCAAAAGATAAGGAATATACCATTACTTATGAAGCGGTTAATGGTGGTACTGCGAAGGCAGTTGTAGTTAAAGCCCCTGATGCACCTTAAACCTAAGCGCTATCTAGTATTTAGTACTTAATATTTAATACTTAATATTTAAGTCTTAATAGTTAATGTGCATGGATTGATGATTGAAATGTAGATTTTTATTTGCATATACATATGTAGTTATATTAATAGCTATACAGTAGTTATATTTACATTAATATATATACAGTTGATTTTATGGAAGGACAAGGTATGAAAGGGACTCATTACGTTATAGCACTGATCGTGTATATAGCATCCATTGTATTGCCTATTATACTTTCATCACGAGCAATATCCTTTATTCACGTTGCTTTGTATGCTGTGTTTTCACTCATCATCATAGCAGGTGCTACCATCGATATGCATTACTATATATTGCCTGATGAAGGGGCGTTAGTGCTTGTTTTAGGTGGTATCGTGTATAGCTTTATAAATGATAAGTCTATGCTTGTAACGATTATAAGTGTTATGAGTGTAGGTGCTATTACATATGGACTTCGTCTTATGAGTCATAAAGGTTTTGGACTAGGCGATGTGAAATGGTTTTCTGCTATTGCCATGTGGCTTACGCCGTGGGAGATTGTATGCTTCTTTTACGTAGCCTTTTGTGTTGGTTCTCTCTAT comes from the Veillonella dispar genome and includes:
- a CDS encoding sugar-binding transcriptional regulator, which gives rise to MNEFLMICERIVPEIVSVLKERYKILNHLVYEEPIGRRTLATATDLPERTVRSHIELMRANGLVDIYKPGIFLTDEGHAIVPKLRNFLNELDRINELEHRLTEALHIDRVIITPTEGTLMVKKLGFAAAKLLQELLEPNSVVAISGGSTMAAVAEEMPVLPFNPIGVPARGGVGEVVEYQANVIASVLAERLRGTYKMLHLPDGLSQDSLHMLITCEPQIKEIGDLISRTDVLLFGIGTAMRMADQRHIADDVRKQLVDNHAVGEALGQYRDIDGKLIYSTNNIGLSLPDVAKIPNVIAVAGGQDKSSAIIGVMRACQKGILIIDEQAAEGMRQLLQISAL
- the gap gene encoding type I glyceraldehyde-3-phosphate dehydrogenase, yielding MAVKVGINGFGRIGKCVVRAAINNPDVEVVAINATGDNEGTALLLKYDSVHGTIPNEVTFDDDNIYVDGKKIRVFHDRDASKLPWSEEGVEIVMECTGKYRDAEEAKVHLNQPTVKKVLISAPGKNEDLTMVMGVNQDMYDPAKHHIISNASCTTNCLAPFAKVLCDEFGIKRGMMTTIHSYTNDQKILDARHKDPRRARAAAMSIIPTTTGAAKAVAKVLPQLKGKLDGFALRVPTPDVSATDLVCELEKPATKEEINEAFRKAAAGELKGILGVSDVPLVSCDFSSDPRSSIVDADLTMVMDGNMVKVVSWYDNEWGYSERLIDMAAFVASKGL
- a CDS encoding type II secretion system F family protein — encoded protein: MEAYEYVVKDENNETIKGLIWADSEQEVGTRLKRDGYKIYKITLQVNKKKHKWNHTMVVDVTYQLGLLIESGVPLRRALQLLCQGKRGLLYTALYESIERGQTLSQALRSESCPAIALALLESGEAAGTLGESLQYISRHYDWERQLRQKVISAISYPLFLLVLMNIFFLVTILFIIPSFEKVFTTMHITLPVMTRSLFALGQGLKNHPIVVVILHCVGLGAMVFAYRQYSIKRKVHRWLWQLAHRYQWMTCIYYTSMLKVWALLLDSGISIIHTMNITRPLWGNMHGSECSEKVEAKLLSGHSLEESLRTENIGNSFIWQMISIGEESGELVKMLEHCGHYYESILSKYIARLERLLEPILLTLMGIGVAVLVVSVMYPLFTSIAKLGGP
- the tpiA gene encoding triose-phosphate isomerase, producing MRKPIIAGNWKMNGTIASGSILIEAFNSVLQDMELSCDVVVCPPFTAIERAVALTRDTAIAVGAQTMDYHDAGAFTGEISPLMLTEVGVNYVIIGHSERREYYGETDETVNAKIKSAFHHNLTPIVCVGESLEQRESGHTLDWITSQLKGALVDVPKEQVSQLIVAYEPIWAIGTGKTATADQAEEVCKEIRDYIRSLYDDETADAVRIQYGGSVKSENALEILGEPNIDGALVGGASLVVDEFIDIIKAANQIGA
- a CDS encoding phosphoglycerate kinase, yielding MKLTIDGLQVDNKTVFVRVDFNVPMKDGVITDDTRIRSALPTINYLIEKGAKVILASHFGRPKGERKPEMSLAPCAKHLSELINKPVAFVDDCIGHKVEEAVKALQPGDVLMLENLRYHNEETKNDPEFAKQLASLADVAINDAFGVSHRNAASVVGIADYIPMAAGFLLKKEIEALSAAVVHPKTPMAAIIGGAKVTDKISVISNLLPKVDVMIIGGGMANAFIKAQGCNIGSSLFEEGQEAIATDLVMEARVAGAKLLTPIDAVVADAFSNDANTKIVDVENIEDGWMVLDIGPKTRELYVEALAPMKTIIWNGPMGVFEMENFAAGTNAVAKAVAESDAMTIVGGGDSVAAIEKSGLADKISHISTGGGASLEFLEGKILPGIAALSEA
- a CDS encoding GspE/PulE family protein, translated to MYVDVTLDDIILYALEHHVSDIHFDPTKNGVQIRLRQDGLLQTHMTVSNEEADLIINRIKVCSTLDISEKRLPQDGRWAWSHKDTSVTMRVSTLPSLYGETLVCRLMGNEGSHKDLKALGMRADIFDHIEQLLKRPYGLLLICGPTGSGKTATLYAMLRMLNLEETKLICLEDPVEAEIKGAIQIGINEKIGFTFAKGLRSVLRQDPDTIMIGEIRDKETAELAVKSALTGHRVLSTIHTNTALGVVTRLMDMGVEPYLIRATLMGAIAQRLVRKFDGTSYHGRTALFEYLEIPINSAQWDQLEAHVLLSLEDSAREAVAQHVTSIEEVHRCGLML
- a CDS encoding prepilin peptidase, which produces MEGQGMKGTHYVIALIVYIASIVLPIILSSRAISFIHVALYAVFSLIIIAGATIDMHYYILPDEGALVLVLGGIVYSFINDKSMLVTIISVMSVGAITYGLRLMSHKGFGLGDVKWFSAIAMWLTPWEIVCFFYVAFCVGSLYLLLTSYRNRYIPFGPFLCFGGWCALHGGSYMEVLYQWLRHNLYIINTALC
- a CDS encoding competence type IV pilus major pilin ComGC encodes the protein MSSVMHLVHELNHRLEICSQWIVEHLQINHVRENLKKSRKGGFTLVELMVVVAVIAILAAIAMPQFLSAADRARTAKETADIQIIKNATQLYMIDKNVDTPPTVENLYKEGYLTEHVKTAKDKEYTITYEAVNGGTAKAVVVKAPDAP
- a CDS encoding type IV pilus twitching motility protein PilT, whose amino-acid sequence is MDSCCNSESLETIVEEAIHLSSTDIHLQCGEPIYLRHGDGLKATRFVCTTTLIEDILRRCGIASYEWQSLDEACSCCGVRIRVHLYRANQTICGTLRLLCHQQLKLDDNSEGQLLQKLCESHDGLLLVCGPTGSGKSFTLACCIDYINQTMERHIITLEDPIEFEFKPKKSLIHQRQLGADIKSMSDGIRDALREDPDVIMVGELRDRETLEAALHAAETGHLVMATMHTQRAVMAVHRMISLFPGEQQEEVRSQISQVLRAVICQRLLRWNKKFITIRDILLNTHAVANLIRTRKEPQIISIQETQLPMKTLEMAVRDAKVQYGSQQQLHTLLDQQLS
- the eno gene encoding phosphopyruvate hydratase; this encodes MAVIEQVIAREILDSRGNPTVEVEVCLEDGTIATAAVPSGASTGKFEAVELRDGDKSRYSGKGVLTAIDNVNAKIGPAIIGYDATEQVAIDNLMLKLDGTDNKSNLGANAILGVSMAVARAAAESLDLPLFAYLGGFNAKELPVPMMNILNGGAHADNNVDIQEFMIMPVGATSFAEALRSCAEVYHTLKSVLHDKGLSTAVGDEGGFAPNLASNEEALEVICEAIKAAGYEPGKDFKLALDSASSEFYEDGKYNLAGEGKVKTAAEMVEFYEYLVGKYPIVSIEDGLAEEDWDGWKLLTERLGNRVQLVGDDLFVTNTKRLARGIELGVGNSILVKVNQIGTLTEAFDAMELAKRAGYTCVVSHRSGETEDTFIADIAVAVNAGQIKTGAPARSERVAKYNQLLRIEEMLYETAQYKGNDVFYNLK
- the gpmI gene encoding 2,3-bisphosphoglycerate-independent phosphoglycerate mutase, with protein sequence MAKLKAPVMLVILDGFGMGDQSDTTNAVVQAKPHCFNQLWDTYPHTKLEASGLAVGLPEGQMGNSEVGHLNLGSGRIVYQDLTRITKDVESGEFYNRPVIKELYEVGKKQSLHLIGLVSDGNVHCSLEHIKAVIKGAHDNGIEHVYVHALLDGRDVAPQCAQVYIKDLEAYMVELNCGKIATVSGRYYAMDRDNRWDRVELAYNAIVHGQGESAASACEAVQQSYDKDAADEFVLPTVIDSEGTIKNGDAVIFCNFRPDRGRELTKALVLPEFDGFNREPLSLYMATMTKYEDGLPVHIVYEKDILSETLGEVLSVGGYRQLRIAETEKYAHVTYFFNGGKEEPFEGEDRILVKSPQVATYDLQPEMSAYEVTDKVVQAIQDETYDMIILNFANPDMVGHTGSFEAAVKAVQAVDTCLGRIVEAIRNKKGHLLITADHGNAELMVNHETGKVHTAHTTNLVPLILMSDTLKSATLESGKLCDIAPTLLDLAGIDQPKSMTGHSLVKKA